The genomic stretch TCAAGGTAACCAGGGTCTAGGTATGGATAAGAAAGAATTCGATAAGGAAGCTGTTGTTAAATTTAACGACGGAAAAGAAGTAACGATGAAAACAGGTGCAGTTGCAATCGCTGCGATTACAAGCTGTACAAATACTTCGAACCCATCCGTTATGCTTGGTGCGGCTCTTCTTGCGAAGAAAGCTGTTGAAAAAGGACTACAAGTTCCTGAGTATGTGAAAACAAGCCTTGCTCCAGGATCTAAAGTCGTAACAGACTACCTTGATAAGTCTGGACTAATGCCTTACCTAAGAGACCTTGGTTTCCACCTTGTAGGCTACGGCTGTACAACGTGTATCGGTAACTCTGGTCCATTGAAAGAAGAGATTGAAGATGCGATTGCGAAGAGCGATCTTACGGTGACTTCTGTTCTTTCAGGTAACCGTAACTTTGAAGGACGTATCCACCCACTAGTAAAAGCAAACTACCTTGCTTCACCACCGCTAGTCGTTGCTTATGCACTTGCTGGTACTGTAGATTTCGATCTTCATTCTGATTCATTTGGTAAAGATAAAGATGGAAACGACGTTTACCTAAGCGATCTTTGGCCATCACCTGAAGAAGTGAAAGAAGCTGTTGCTGAAACAGTAACCCCAGAAATGTTTAAGCGTCAGTACAAAACAGTATTTGACGAAAACAAACGTTGGAACGAACTAAGCACAAGTGAAGGAGATCTTTATAACTGGGACGATGAGTCTACTTATATTCAGAACCCTCCATTCTTCGAAAATCTTTCTAAAGATCCAGAAGATATTCATGAGCTTAAAGACCTAAGAGCAATCGCTAAGTTTGGTGATTCCGTTACAACGGACCACATTTCTCCAGCTGGTGCCATTGCAAAAGATATGCCTGCAGGGCAATATCTGCAAAATAATGGGGTTCGCCCAATTGACTTTAACTCTTACGGATCACGTCGTGGTAACCACGAAGTTATGATGCGCGGTACGTTTGGTAACATTCGTATTCGTAACGAAGTAGCTCCAGGTACTGAAGGCGGCTGGACAACATTCTGGAACACGGATGAAGTTATGCCGATTTATGATGCCGCAATGAAGTACAAAGAAGAAGGAACTGGTCTAGTTGTTCTTGCTGGTAAAGACTACGGCATGGGAAGCTCTCGTGACTGGGCTGCCAAAGGAACAAATCTTCTAGGAATTAAAACGGTTATTGCAGAAAGCTACGAAAGAATTCACCGTAGTAACCTTGTTCTAATGGGTGTGCTTCCACTTCAATTTAGAGATGGTGAATCTGCAGATACGTATAACCTTACTGGTAAAGAAACATTTGCTGTTGAAATCACAGAAAATGTGAAACCACGTGATGAGATTAACGTAACGGCAACCTCTCCAGAAGGCGAAACGCAAACATTTAAAGTGCTTGCTCGTTTTGATAGTGAAGTTGAAATTGACTACTATCGCCACGGCGGTATTCTTCAAATGGTTCTTCGCGATAAAATCGCAAATTAACTTAGGAAGGATGGCAAATGCCATCCTTTTTTTTGTTTATTACGATACTATAAATACAAAAAAATCATTTTAATAAACAAAAAAATCGGATTTTTGTAATAAGTTTCAATAAATCGGGAATAATGGTTTTAAATACTGTTGAAGAGGAAAGGAGACTAATATGAGAAAGTCTAAGAAGGTTTCATTTAAAGAATTGGTTATGCAAAATAAATTGGAATTAATGAGTGACAAGAAAGCGATTGAACGGATTGAAGATAAATTCGAACAAAAACATGCAAAAAATTTGTAGATGGGTAGATATTTCTCCTCTAGTTGCACAGCCTATAGCGTAAAGGAGGAGATTAATATGAGTAATCCAAAAAAGTTCCCTAAATCATTTAAGCCTAATCACCTCGCTTCTGTGAATCCTGAAGCTGAGGGGAACAAAGGAAAACAGATGCAAACAAAAGGAAACGCTGAACCGGACTACGCCCCTCCAAAAGGGAAATAGGCTGATGACAACCAGAAAGGAGCTCTCTTTCTGGTTTATTTCAATTTTAACAACTTCTTTTCATTTCATGTAAAGTCGTCCTAAAGGATCGAAAGGTCGCGAAAGCTTAGGAGACAAACGTTTTCGGGGGGAACATTATGACAATTACAGCAAGAATTGAACCAATCACAGCTAGGGGCAGTGAAGCAGAGCGAAATGAAGATCTTCTTGTGAAAGAACTTGAAATAAAAATGCAACAGATGGGTTATCTCGTTC from Bacillus sp. Cs-700 encodes the following:
- a CDS encoding FbpB family small basic protein, with the translated sequence MRKSKKVSFKELVMQNKLELMSDKKAIERIEDKFEQKHAKNL
- the sspN gene encoding small acid-soluble spore protein N codes for the protein MSNPKKFPKSFKPNHLASVNPEAEGNKGKQMQTKGNAEPDYAPPKGK
- the acnA gene encoding aconitate hydratase AcnA, with protein sequence MANHELYNSKATFDANGKSYSFYRLQALEEAGIAKVSKLPYTIKILLESVLRQYDGKVIKEEHIENLAKWGTSEQNKDIDVPFKPSRVILQDFTGVPAVVDLASLRKAMADIGGDPDKINPEIPVDLVIDHSVQVDKYASDDALEFNMNKEFERNLERYKFLKWAQDAFDNYRAVPPATGIVHQVNLEYVANVVQENTVDGENVAYPDTLFGTDSHTTMINGLGVLGWGVGGIEAEAGMLGQPSYFPVPEVIGVKLTGELPSGTTATDLALKVTQLLREKKVVGKFVEFFGPGLSGMPLADRATISNMAPEQGSTCSFFPVDEEALEYMRLTGRSEEHINLVREYSIANGLFYTPESEDPEFSSVVELDLGTVEPSLAGPKRPQDLILLSDMKKEFNKAVVAPQGNQGLGMDKKEFDKEAVVKFNDGKEVTMKTGAVAIAAITSCTNTSNPSVMLGAALLAKKAVEKGLQVPEYVKTSLAPGSKVVTDYLDKSGLMPYLRDLGFHLVGYGCTTCIGNSGPLKEEIEDAIAKSDLTVTSVLSGNRNFEGRIHPLVKANYLASPPLVVAYALAGTVDFDLHSDSFGKDKDGNDVYLSDLWPSPEEVKEAVAETVTPEMFKRQYKTVFDENKRWNELSTSEGDLYNWDDESTYIQNPPFFENLSKDPEDIHELKDLRAIAKFGDSVTTDHISPAGAIAKDMPAGQYLQNNGVRPIDFNSYGSRRGNHEVMMRGTFGNIRIRNEVAPGTEGGWTTFWNTDEVMPIYDAAMKYKEEGTGLVVLAGKDYGMGSSRDWAAKGTNLLGIKTVIAESYERIHRSNLVLMGVLPLQFRDGESADTYNLTGKETFAVEITENVKPRDEINVTATSPEGETQTFKVLARFDSEVEIDYYRHGGILQMVLRDKIAN